A portion of the Fundulus heteroclitus isolate FHET01 unplaced genomic scaffold, MU-UCD_Fhet_4.1 scaffold_84, whole genome shotgun sequence genome contains these proteins:
- the vgf gene encoding cilia- and flagella-associated protein 251 translates to MTSNCHASLVLTIMVLFTSLSFRHLSTSSQVSTIRDSPPREVLSRLTESENKEGMLESLEIGSKDQTEQKEELFEDVDPKRLAAVLLEALNHTFVKRERNEGKYNSIDGIQTERDKINKEKPFNERVTRERDQQKEVELLFASQGKDREREEEEVKKKALEEERITEKVTSQITSQMIQIQTNKQFSDSHGTPENDGARQQGSSNPVQNSYEKEELLNPEELKSLETMMKEFPRLNTERYGVSELKQRHTRGYKSYNGIIPTHKGSDLTMTKKKLKWQEETQKGIYFPTFNGDDSIEDSNYISKATQLPSPTTQEEMQDDDTEEKDYEEMLSPKEEEAQANIEQEEMMRQAAEAKKAKMEEEKLADIASDMLLSYMVKQNKGDKKHNLFVLNAAEDKRSDENQKLTEEDDIDPQTIDKLIEISSKLHLPANDVVDIIIDVEKKKKDLPSEMTLLQQDASSPLSPSFHSSWHVSTNQNSVPVSKIKSPPENILKMWFQETNIPKSDVSQRKLPKTFLSYHNLSPKPEKPFLLKQERWFKLPRTVWPGYYLYPYSYSTYQQRKPILGYYPYYFPPVSRPKPKYYLPKPAVTLNNYFGNSKKDPHNFPPKRHYQSLVQRQLKKSYASPQHMSFYSSYYPVLYYQPFQRIPASQAHSPPQTAARQEQFLISALELPVIKNKDYHEGGKQPDSSVHDDVDVEKYIQQSIMNRAQRLD, encoded by the coding sequence ATGACAAGCAACTGCCATGCATCACTTGTCCTTACCATCATGGTCCTCTTCACATCTCTGTCTTTCCGTCACCTTTCCACATCCAGCCAGGTTTCCACTATTCGAGACAGCCCACCCAGAGAAGTTCTTTCCAGGCTGACAGAATCTGAAAACAAGGAAGGAATGCTGGAGAGCCTTGAAATAGGCTCAAAAGACCAAACTGAGCAGAAGGAGGAGCTCTTTGAAGATGTTGATCCCAAAAGACTAGCAGCTGTTTTACTGGAGGCACTGAACCACACATTtgtgaaaagagagagaaatgaaGGAAAATACAATAGCATAGATGGGATACAGACTGAGAGAGATAAAATCAATAAAGAAAAACCATTCAATGAGAGAGTGACCAGAGAAAGAGATCAACAGAAAGAGGTGGAGCTGCTTTTTGCTTCACAGGGTAAGGACAGGgaaagagaagaggaagaggtgAAGAAGAAAGCCCTGGAAGAGGAGAGGATAACTGAAAAGGTGACAAGCCAGATCACAAGTCAGATGATCCAaattcaaacaaataaacaattcaGTGATTCACATGGAACACCAGAGAATGATGGTGCTCGTCAACAGGGATCATCCAACCCTGTGCAAAACAGCTACGAAAAGGAAGAGCTGCTCAATCCAGAGGAGCTAAAGAGTCTTGAGACCATGATGAAAGAGTTTCCACGTCTTAACACTGAGAGATATGGTGTTTcagagctgaagcagagacacaccaGAGGATATAAAAGCTACAATGGCATCATTCCAACACATAAAGGCAGTGACCTCAccatgaccaaaaaaaaattaaaatggcagGAAGAAACACAGAAAGGAATATATTTCCCAACATTTAATGGAGACGATTCTATAGAAGATAGCAACTATATTAGCAAAGCAACACAGCTTCCGTCTCCAACCACACAGGAAGAGATGCAAGATGATGACACAGAAGAGAAAGATTATGAGGAAATGCTCAGCCCAAAGGAGGAGGAAGCTCAAGCCAACATAGAGCAGGAGGAGATGATGAGGCAAGCAGCAGAGGCAAAAAAGGCCAAGATGGAAGAAGAAAAGTTGGCTGATATTGCCTCAGACATGTTGCTCAGCTACAtggtgaaacaaaataaaggtgACAAGAAGCACAATTTGTTTGTGTTGAATGCTGCAGAAGATAAGAGATCAGATGAGAACCAGAAGTTGACAGAGGAAGATGACATTGATCCTCAGACCATTGACAAGTTGATTGAGATCTCCAGCAAGTTGCACCTCCCTGCTAATGACGTTGTTGACATAATCATTGATgttgagaagaagaagaaagatcTACCATCTGAAATGACATTGTTACAGCAGGATGCTTCATCACCACTTTCTCCTTCTTTTCATTCCAGTTGGCATGtttcaacaaatcaaaatagCGTTCCAGTCTCTAAGATAAAATCTCCACCTGAAAATATCCTTAAAATGTGGTTTCAAGAAACAAATATACCAAAATCTGATGTTTCTCAAAGAAAACTACCTAAAACTTTTCTTTCATATCATAATTTGTCACCCAAGCCTGAGAAGCCttttttattaaagcaggaacGCTGGTTCAAATTACCTAGGACTGTTTGGCCTGGCTACTACTTGTATCCATACTCCTACTCTACCTACCAACAGAGGAAACCCATTTTGGGTTACTACCCTTACTATTTTCCTCCTGTTTCAAGGCCTAAACCCAAGTACTACTTGCCTAAACCTGCTGTCACACTGAACAACTATTTTGGTAATTCTAAGAAAGACCCACATAATTTCCCTCCAAAAAGACATTATCAAAGCTTGGTCCAACGTCAGCTAAAGAAATCATATGCAAGTCCCCAGCATATGTCTTTCTACTCCAGCTACTACCCAGTTCTTTACTACCAGCCATTTCAGCGAATACCTGCTTCCCAAGCCCATTCCCCTCCTCAAACAGCTGCTAGACAAGAGCAGTTTTTAATCTCTGCTTTGGAACTTCCAgtcataaaaaacaaagattatCATGAGGGTGGAAAGCAACCAGACAGTAGTGTCCATGACGATGTCGATGTGGAGAAATACATACAGCAAAGTATCATGAACAGAGCACAGAGGTTAGACTAA